The following are encoded in a window of Picosynechococcus sp. PCC 7002 genomic DNA:
- a CDS encoding TonB-dependent siderophore receptor translates to MKELTYSLGIASGMLVALAPAVVAQTVISNIRINPTSLGVEVFLESDQAIAPEVNQRLEGDRLILEVENAQLTDGAILPDFAPQAGLEAIEITQISENTVEIILVGETAAPFVDVLSQPSGLLVQVTPDDFVDNLELIVTATRTEAEEAAVPRSVTVISQAEIARQADLNRDLSSILAKLVPGLSPSTETTSIFGQSLRGRNISVLVDGIPQSTNRNAQRDLRTIDPGVIERIEIVRGPSAIYGDGATGGIINIITKQGAATGAESRSTIGFEFSTTNPEDSFGYSLQHSVSGTEDKFDYVADFAISKTGGFFDADGDRIPPDPLGQGGLADLRSINLFGKLGYNIDENQRLQFSFNYFSDDQDSDFALNPFPSGDKAEARPGLVLPDQPGTENTLVSLAYSNDDLFGSQLNSQLYYRDYSTRFYPFDDDFGTFGGKLYQSEVESEKIGARVDLNTPLAAGDRLSLLWGVDYFYEESAQPADLFDEPTFEASNGLVFERIGTEFLSPPTEQKNLGLFAQLNWNVTDQLVLNGGIRQEFIDVSVDDFTTLAGNDVTGGELNYDATLFNVGAVYALNDNVNIFGNFAQGFSIADVARSLRTSPDGSSVENLRPEAQRVDNYELGIRGNWGNVQASIAGFYSYSDLGTTFDSAFTTIRDPQRIYGVEADLRTQLSEQLALGGTFTYTDGERDANNDGDFESGLPSFQIPPVKLTGFVEYEPIEGWENRLQLLYSAGRDPKGDGFGLGEVESYLTADFISSYDTGAGKIQLGVENLFNAEYFPVIAQVYGGRNQFAGRGRTISLSYSLDW, encoded by the coding sequence TTGAAAGAGTTGACCTATAGTCTTGGTATCGCCAGTGGGATGCTGGTCGCCCTGGCTCCGGCGGTAGTGGCCCAAACAGTAATTAGTAATATTCGGATTAACCCGACCTCCTTGGGTGTAGAAGTTTTTCTGGAAAGTGATCAGGCGATCGCCCCTGAAGTAAATCAACGGCTGGAGGGCGATCGTCTCATCCTCGAAGTCGAAAATGCCCAGTTAACAGATGGTGCAATTTTGCCTGATTTTGCGCCCCAAGCTGGTCTAGAGGCCATTGAAATTACGCAAATATCTGAAAATACCGTTGAAATTATTCTTGTGGGTGAAACAGCAGCGCCCTTTGTTGATGTACTGTCTCAACCCTCTGGTTTGCTTGTACAGGTAACACCGGATGATTTTGTTGATAATTTGGAATTAATCGTTACGGCAACTCGGACGGAAGCAGAGGAAGCGGCGGTACCCCGGTCTGTGACAGTGATTTCCCAGGCAGAAATTGCCCGTCAAGCGGATCTCAACCGCGATCTTTCGAGTATTTTGGCGAAGCTGGTGCCTGGTCTCTCACCTTCGACAGAAACCACCAGTATTTTTGGGCAAAGCCTCCGGGGTCGTAATATTTCGGTCTTGGTTGATGGGATACCCCAGAGCACAAACCGTAATGCCCAAAGGGATTTGCGCACCATTGATCCGGGCGTGATTGAGCGGATTGAAATTGTCCGTGGCCCCAGCGCGATCTATGGAGATGGTGCCACTGGTGGGATCATCAATATCATCACTAAGCAGGGAGCCGCCACAGGCGCAGAATCCCGCAGCACTATCGGCTTTGAATTTTCCACGACCAATCCAGAAGACAGTTTTGGTTACTCTCTCCAGCATTCTGTGTCTGGTACAGAGGACAAGTTTGACTATGTCGCGGATTTTGCGATTTCCAAGACAGGTGGTTTCTTTGATGCCGATGGCGATCGCATTCCGCCCGATCCGTTGGGTCAAGGGGGTTTAGCTGACCTCAGAAGCATCAATTTATTTGGAAAATTGGGCTACAACATCGACGAAAACCAACGGCTCCAATTCAGCTTTAATTACTTCTCTGATGACCAAGATTCTGACTTTGCCCTCAATCCATTTCCTAGTGGCGATAAGGCAGAAGCCAGACCTGGCCTTGTCTTGCCTGATCAACCCGGCACCGAAAATACATTGGTTAGTTTGGCCTACAGCAATGATGATCTCTTTGGCAGTCAGTTAAACAGTCAGCTTTACTATCGAGATTACTCCACCCGTTTCTATCCTTTCGATGATGATTTTGGCACCTTCGGCGGTAAGCTCTATCAATCAGAAGTAGAGTCGGAGAAAATTGGCGCTCGGGTAGACCTTAATACGCCCCTCGCAGCTGGTGATCGCCTCAGTTTACTTTGGGGTGTGGACTATTTTTACGAAGAATCTGCCCAACCTGCTGATCTCTTTGATGAACCTACCTTTGAAGCGAGTAATGGCCTAGTTTTTGAGCGAATTGGCACAGAGTTTCTTTCACCTCCTACAGAACAGAAAAACCTTGGCTTGTTTGCCCAGTTAAATTGGAATGTGACCGACCAATTGGTTCTTAATGGTGGGATTCGCCAAGAATTCATTGATGTCAGTGTGGATGATTTCACCACCCTAGCGGGCAATGATGTCACAGGGGGCGAACTGAACTACGATGCGACCCTCTTTAATGTGGGCGCTGTGTATGCTCTCAATGACAATGTAAATATTTTTGGGAACTTTGCCCAAGGCTTTTCCATTGCGGATGTGGCCCGTTCCCTACGGACTTCTCCAGATGGTAGTAGTGTAGAAAATCTACGGCCTGAAGCCCAACGGGTTGATAACTATGAGTTAGGGATTCGCGGCAACTGGGGTAATGTGCAAGCTTCCATTGCTGGCTTTTATAGCTACTCAGATCTTGGTACTACCTTTGATAGTGCGTTTACGACGATTCGTGATCCCCAGCGCATCTACGGTGTTGAGGCCGATCTACGTACTCAACTCAGTGAACAACTCGCCCTAGGGGGAACCTTTACTTACACCGATGGCGAGCGGGATGCCAATAACGATGGCGATTTTGAAAGTGGCTTACCTAGTTTCCAAATTCCCCCTGTTAAACTAACCGGTTTTGTGGAATATGAACCCATTGAAGGCTGGGAAAATCGTCTGCAATTATTGTATTCAGCGGGCCGTGATCCCAAGGGTGATGGCTTTGGTTTAGGGGAAGTAGAAAGTTACTTAACTGCTGATTTTATCAGTAGCTATGACACTGGTGCTGGCAAGATTCAGCTCGGCGTTGAAAATCTTTTTAATGCTGAATATTTTCCCGTCATTGCCCAGGTTTATGGGGGCAGAAATCAATTTGCTGGCAGAGGTCGCACCATCAGTTTAAGCTACAGTTTAGATTGGTAA
- the hemB gene encoding porphobilinogen synthase, with the protein MSIPPPRPESPLATVVNISTKATTPAKTTDATTPAEVAIYRPRRLRRTTALRRMVRETALTVNDFIYPLFVMEGEGQKAEIPSMPGCFRYSLDLLLAEVATAYDLSIGAIALFPLIPDYQKDNIGTESHNPAGLIPRTVRAIKEALPDMVVITDIALDPYSSEGHDGIVQDGEILNDETVAVLVKQALMHAEAGADFVAPSDMMDGRVGAIRRALDAAGWINVGILAYSAKYASAYYGPFRDALDSAPKFGDKKTYQMDPANGQEALKEVELDILEGADIVMVKPALAYLDIIYRIKQRTNLPVAAYNVSGEYAMVKAAAKRGWLDEQTVVLETLTSMKRAGADLILTYFAKEAAIALQQM; encoded by the coding sequence ATGTCGATACCCCCACCTCGCCCAGAGTCTCCTTTAGCCACTGTTGTAAATATTTCTACTAAAGCCACAACCCCTGCTAAAACCACTGATGCTACGACTCCTGCTGAAGTAGCAATATATCGGCCCCGGCGACTACGACGGACTACTGCTTTACGCCGCATGGTGCGTGAAACGGCTTTGACGGTGAATGATTTTATTTATCCTCTATTTGTCATGGAGGGTGAAGGACAAAAAGCGGAAATCCCTTCGATGCCTGGCTGTTTTCGTTATTCTTTGGATTTGCTATTAGCTGAAGTGGCGACAGCTTATGACCTCAGCATTGGGGCGATCGCCCTTTTTCCGTTGATTCCTGATTACCAAAAAGACAATATAGGTACCGAAAGCCATAATCCTGCCGGGTTGATTCCTCGAACTGTACGGGCGATTAAAGAAGCTCTGCCCGACATGGTTGTAATCACAGATATCGCCCTCGATCCCTATAGCAGCGAGGGCCATGACGGCATTGTCCAAGATGGAGAAATTCTCAATGATGAGACAGTTGCTGTCCTGGTCAAACAAGCCCTCATGCACGCAGAGGCAGGGGCTGATTTTGTGGCACCATCGGACATGATGGATGGTCGCGTGGGTGCAATTCGCCGCGCCCTCGATGCAGCGGGCTGGATTAATGTGGGGATTCTTGCCTATTCCGCTAAATATGCATCTGCTTACTATGGGCCATTTCGAGATGCCTTGGATTCGGCCCCTAAGTTTGGTGACAAAAAAACCTACCAAATGGACCCGGCCAATGGTCAAGAGGCCCTCAAAGAAGTGGAATTAGACATTCTCGAAGGGGCTGACATCGTGATGGTTAAACCGGCCTTAGCCTATCTGGATATTATCTATCGCATCAAACAACGGACAAATTTACCCGTCGCCGCCTACAACGTCAGTGGGGAATATGCCATGGTCAAAGCAGCGGCCAAACGGGGTTGGTTAGATGAACAAACAGTCGTGCTAGAAACCTTGACCAGCATGAAACGGGCAGGGGCTGACTTGATTTTGACCTATTTCGCTAAGGAAGCGGCTATAGCTTTACAGCAAATGTAA
- a CDS encoding MotA/TolQ/ExbB proton channel family protein, translating into MNITNFFAAGGIVAYPLFLFSLAGVACIIERAVFWWRINRRQRQVVRDALGLYRQDPFNAMKFLKRNADLPIARIFLEALDLENPNSEEFRLALESATQAEIPTLKRFNTVFDTIIAVAPLLGLLGTILGLMQSFSALNIGDVGNTNAAGVTGGISEALVSTVMGLVVAIFTLLFANLFNGLYQRNLAFIQEYGGQLELLYRRFYEKSEEAIMNR; encoded by the coding sequence ATGAACATCACAAATTTCTTTGCCGCCGGTGGCATCGTTGCTTATCCCTTGTTCCTCTTCTCTTTGGCCGGTGTAGCCTGCATTATTGAGCGAGCCGTTTTTTGGTGGCGGATTAATCGTCGGCAGCGTCAAGTTGTCCGGGACGCCCTCGGTCTATATCGGCAAGATCCGTTCAATGCGATGAAATTTTTGAAGCGTAACGCGGATCTACCCATTGCCCGGATTTTTTTAGAAGCCCTTGATTTAGAAAATCCCAACAGTGAAGAGTTTCGTCTCGCCCTCGAAAGTGCAACCCAAGCCGAAATCCCGACCCTAAAACGGTTTAATACTGTGTTTGACACAATTATTGCTGTTGCGCCCCTACTGGGATTGTTGGGAACGATCCTCGGTTTGATGCAATCCTTTTCGGCGCTCAACATTGGTGATGTGGGTAATACCAATGCCGCTGGGGTGACTGGTGGAATTAGTGAAGCATTGGTTTCGACTGTGATGGGTCTGGTTGTGGCAATCTTCACCCTGCTCTTTGCCAATCTCTTTAATGGGTTATATCAACGTAACTTAGCATTTATCCAAGAGTATGGTGGCCAGTTAGAATTACTATATCGCCGCTTCTATGAAAAGAGTGAAGAAGCAATTATGAACCGCTAA
- a CDS encoding ExbD/TolR family protein has product MRIPQEEQKSAGINIVPMIDIIFSILAYFIISTLYLTKSEGLPVNLPGANTAQQQPSTEITVTVDAAGDIFLNEAPVEIATLQAGVRNLMVENPETLVIINADEAVSHGSVIEVMDELRQIEGARLAIAAQKETTSTSTN; this is encoded by the coding sequence ATGCGTATTCCCCAGGAAGAACAAAAATCCGCAGGCATTAATATTGTGCCGATGATTGATATTATCTTTTCAATTTTGGCCTATTTTATTATTTCGACCCTCTATTTGACGAAATCTGAGGGCCTACCGGTTAATCTACCTGGGGCAAATACAGCACAACAGCAACCGAGCACTGAAATTACGGTGACCGTAGATGCGGCGGGAGATATTTTTCTCAACGAAGCACCCGTTGAAATCGCTACACTCCAAGCTGGTGTCCGAAATCTAATGGTTGAGAACCCAGAAACCTTGGTGATTATCAATGCCGATGAAGCAGTTAGCCATGGATCAGTGATTGAAGTAATGGATGAACTGCGGCAAATTGAAGGAGCAAGATTGGCGATCGCCGCCCAAAAAGAAACAACATCCACTAGCACTAATTAA
- a CDS encoding sucrase ferredoxin — MNSFFCAESSRKLGEDPIGWGVNTTYYLLLEYAQPWRENILESDPQFIPLLKFYQTFLTPRKIQIRPIFIWGESSSKDRSRAILLKQEQGFIRGYKRQEFTISKLAEVIPILETCFTDSDSFFATTDSSQQQRDILVCTHGTYDKCCGKYGKPFYRQAVRLVQELNLEDRVRIWQATHFGGHRFAPTAIEFPGGRYYGRLDEASLQSLLTRQGDLDFLKKVYRGWGVLPAPVQILERGLWYRHGWQWLDYGVDFQILDANKDETFFRCQITAQQEGDRQIIYTAEIVEDPTQNIHLRGGCKVPTAERYPQFKLQNLSQTSSH, encoded by the coding sequence ATGAATTCATTTTTTTGTGCCGAGTCATCCCGCAAACTAGGAGAAGATCCTATCGGCTGGGGTGTCAATACAACCTATTATCTTTTGTTAGAATATGCCCAGCCTTGGCGCGAAAACATTTTAGAGAGTGATCCCCAATTTATACCGCTCCTAAAGTTTTACCAAACTTTTTTGACACCGAGAAAAATCCAAATCCGGCCCATATTTATTTGGGGTGAATCGTCGTCAAAAGATCGAAGTCGAGCTATTTTATTAAAACAAGAGCAAGGATTTATTCGAGGTTACAAACGCCAAGAATTTACAATTTCGAAGTTAGCAGAAGTTATTCCAATCCTAGAAACTTGTTTCACTGATTCAGATAGTTTTTTTGCTACAACAGATTCAAGCCAACAACAACGAGATATTCTTGTTTGTACCCACGGCACTTATGACAAGTGTTGTGGAAAATATGGCAAGCCCTTTTATCGGCAAGCAGTACGATTGGTTCAAGAATTAAACCTTGAAGATCGAGTGCGCATTTGGCAAGCAACTCATTTCGGTGGACATCGCTTTGCGCCCACGGCCATCGAGTTTCCTGGAGGACGTTATTATGGCAGGCTAGATGAGGCTTCCTTGCAATCTTTACTGACCCGTCAAGGCGATTTAGATTTTCTCAAAAAAGTTTATCGAGGCTGGGGCGTTTTACCTGCGCCGGTACAAATCTTAGAGCGAGGATTATGGTACCGTCATGGTTGGCAATGGTTAGACTACGGGGTTGATTTTCAAATATTAGACGCGAATAAAGACGAGACGTTTTTTCGGTGTCAGATCACGGCTCAACAAGAAGGCGATCGCCAAATAATTTATACCGCAGAGATTGTCGAAGACCCAACACAAAACATCCACCTCCGGGGTGGTTGCAAGGTGCCAACAGCCGAAAGATATCCCCAATTTAAGCTGCAAAATTTATCCCAAACCTCCTCTCATTAG
- a CDS encoding ABC transporter substrate-binding protein, translating into MSLSGCFATTQNPSPTTTPEPVSQVSDEATRTIEHAMGTTEISGTPQRIVVLTNEGTDMLVALGVTPVGAVKSWQGEPYYEYLSAELEDVPVIGDEFQPNLENIVALKPDLIIGSKVRQEQLYGKLQAIAPTVFSETLGATWKDNFKLYAKALNRETEAQTLLEQWDQRVANLKEQLGDQPPTVSLVRFMPGTARIYYEQSFPGQIVAEVGLRRPEVQQKNDFAAEIGLESIQDLEADHLFYFTFNETENRGEDTQNQWQDHPLWRNLAVVENGNVYQVNDGEWTSSSGILAANQVLNDLAKHILDETQN; encoded by the coding sequence ATGAGTTTAAGCGGTTGTTTTGCTACGACCCAAAATCCATCTCCCACAACGACCCCAGAGCCTGTTTCCCAAGTTTCTGACGAAGCAACCCGCACCATTGAACACGCCATGGGAACGACAGAAATTAGCGGCACTCCCCAACGAATCGTCGTGCTCACCAACGAAGGCACAGATATGTTAGTTGCCCTAGGGGTAACACCCGTCGGTGCCGTCAAGTCCTGGCAAGGAGAGCCTTATTACGAGTATCTCAGCGCTGAATTAGAAGATGTACCCGTGATTGGTGATGAATTTCAGCCAAATTTAGAAAATATTGTCGCTTTAAAGCCAGATTTGATTATCGGCTCTAAAGTCCGGCAGGAGCAACTCTATGGCAAATTGCAGGCGATCGCCCCGACCGTTTTTTCCGAAACCTTGGGTGCCACCTGGAAAGATAATTTTAAACTCTACGCCAAAGCCCTCAACCGGGAAACCGAAGCCCAAACTTTACTTGAGCAATGGGATCAGCGGGTCGCCAACCTCAAAGAACAATTAGGTGATCAGCCGCCAACTGTTTCCCTCGTTCGGTTTATGCCAGGGACAGCGCGGATTTATTATGAACAATCCTTTCCGGGGCAAATTGTCGCTGAAGTGGGCTTACGACGGCCTGAAGTACAACAAAAAAATGACTTTGCCGCCGAGATAGGCCTAGAAAGTATCCAGGATCTCGAAGCCGACCATCTGTTTTATTTCACATTTAATGAGACCGAAAACCGAGGTGAAGATACCCAAAATCAATGGCAAGATCATCCCCTTTGGCGAAATCTCGCTGTGGTTGAAAACGGTAATGTTTACCAAGTTAATGATGGGGAATGGACAAGTTCTAGTGGTATTTTAGCGGCTAATCAAGTTCTTAATGATCTCGCGAAACACATTTTAGATGAAACACAAAATTAG
- the folE gene encoding GTP cyclohydrolase I FolE, with protein MDLPISLTDIRQQTINTEIKPPVSEAEMQAAVRTLLLGLGEDPDREGLRDTPKRLVKALKFLTSGYHQSLDELLNGAVFHENTNEMVLVRDIDLFSSCEHHILPILGRAHVAYIPNGKVIGLSKIARICEMYARRLQVQERLTQQIADALHGLLQPQGVAVVVEATHMCMVMRGVEKPGSWTVTSSMQGIFADNDATRQEFMELIRHRPSFH; from the coding sequence ATGGACTTACCCATTTCTTTGACCGATATTCGCCAACAAACCATTAATACTGAAATCAAACCACCAGTTTCAGAAGCCGAAATGCAGGCAGCCGTGCGCACTTTATTACTCGGCTTAGGCGAAGATCCAGATCGTGAAGGATTACGCGATACGCCGAAACGATTGGTTAAAGCCCTTAAATTTTTGACATCTGGCTACCATCAATCCCTCGATGAACTCCTGAACGGGGCTGTGTTCCATGAAAATACCAATGAAATGGTCTTAGTGCGAGATATTGATCTATTTAGTTCTTGCGAACACCATATTCTGCCGATTTTAGGCCGCGCCCATGTGGCCTACATTCCAAATGGTAAGGTGATCGGCCTCTCTAAAATTGCCCGTATTTGTGAAATGTACGCCCGGCGTTTACAAGTACAAGAACGCTTAACCCAACAAATTGCCGATGCCCTCCATGGATTATTACAACCCCAGGGAGTCGCTGTTGTGGTTGAGGCAACCCACATGTGCATGGTGATGCGTGGGGTCGAGAAACCAGGCTCTTGGACAGTAACCAGTTCAATGCAGGGCATATTTGCCGACAATGACGCCACTCGCCAAGAATTCATGGAGTTAATTCGCCATCGTCCTTCGTTCCACTAG
- a CDS encoding DUF4360 domain-containing protein, with protein sequence MKLEHAFLGLLAASGIVTANVQAVKAEEGFAFKRVPVIVNGSGCPPGSAFGIVNGNSVSIIFSEMYTEAARREFKRASCNIRMKLDVPSGYTVQPVNLRYLGYANIPNVSGARSTLNTFASFGASGGWVDRSNFGPGFQSDFERNVDIALSAVNACTRPVTTNFGINTNISAWGPRSGDEVTSMGIDTVDVTLEDVIYRIEFGFIPCS encoded by the coding sequence ATGAAGTTAGAACACGCTTTTTTAGGTCTATTGGCTGCTTCGGGTATAGTCACTGCGAATGTTCAAGCCGTCAAGGCAGAAGAAGGGTTTGCCTTTAAACGTGTACCAGTCATTGTAAATGGTAGTGGCTGTCCTCCTGGCAGTGCTTTTGGGATTGTGAATGGGAATTCGGTTTCAATTATTTTTAGTGAAATGTATACCGAAGCGGCCCGACGGGAATTTAAACGGGCTTCTTGCAACATTCGTATGAAGCTTGATGTTCCTAGCGGTTACACAGTACAACCGGTGAATCTCCGCTATTTAGGTTATGCCAATATTCCTAATGTATCGGGGGCACGTAGTACGCTGAATACTTTTGCGAGTTTCGGTGCAAGTGGCGGGTGGGTTGACCGTAGCAACTTTGGCCCAGGCTTTCAAAGCGATTTTGAACGTAATGTCGATATTGCCCTTTCAGCGGTCAATGCTTGCACTCGACCGGTTACAACAAACTTTGGCATTAACACTAACATTAGCGCTTGGGGACCCCGTTCCGGTGATGAAGTTACTTCTATGGGTATTGATACGGTGGATGTGACTTTAGAGGATGTCATTTACCGTATTGAGTTTGGCTTTATTCCTTGTTCTTAA
- a CDS encoding gamma-glutamyltransferase: MTKVAIAADSKLAANIGAEIIAQGGNAIDAALAATLTSMCCELGVMAPGGSGFITIWPQDREPVVIDAYAAMPGKDFPGDRPYPELQKTLLNYGGGIYTGIGYGAVAVPGMFAGIAKASAEYGQLSWAELIKPVAKVVEQGSPLSRVSGMYLEQAHAAIFGWHPESYQLVHPNGKDYLKAGEIVRLPGLAKTLQLIADEGPDCLYQGTLAQELVAAMERSHGAITQADLASYEAIIREPIRLSYGDWEIVTNPAPAVGGACLAALLLLQQTRQSLDHKTIAAIQEAVLNYRFEHLNVDQDRWQAVTDLLHFARTNQLDHYRSSPSTIHVSTVDDQGCACSLTASAGYGSGAVIPGRNFWLNNSLGELELHREQSEPIAPGTRLISNMAPTIARHRNGSVLSIGSPGASRITTAIAQSLTNFIVHGDSLSEAIRRPRLHVEAFDDQLMLAYEEDLRAENLLNLSMPLREFPPLSMYFGGVQAALWSKEAQQLQAIADPRREGSVAFA; encoded by the coding sequence ATGACCAAAGTCGCGATCGCCGCCGATTCTAAACTTGCCGCCAATATCGGCGCAGAGATTATCGCCCAGGGAGGTAACGCCATCGATGCCGCCCTCGCCGCCACATTAACTTCCATGTGTTGCGAACTGGGGGTCATGGCACCGGGCGGCAGTGGTTTCATCACGATTTGGCCCCAGGATCGAGAACCCGTTGTCATTGATGCCTATGCAGCGATGCCTGGTAAAGATTTCCCTGGCGATCGCCCCTACCCAGAGTTACAAAAGACCTTGCTGAACTATGGTGGTGGCATTTATACCGGAATTGGTTATGGTGCGGTGGCAGTGCCAGGGATGTTCGCCGGGATCGCCAAAGCCTCAGCAGAATACGGCCAATTGTCTTGGGCAGAATTAATCAAGCCCGTGGCCAAAGTGGTAGAGCAAGGCAGTCCCCTGTCCCGTGTTTCAGGAATGTATTTAGAACAGGCCCATGCAGCGATTTTTGGGTGGCATCCCGAAAGTTATCAGCTTGTTCATCCAAACGGCAAAGATTATCTCAAGGCTGGTGAGATCGTCCGCTTACCGGGCCTCGCCAAAACCTTACAGCTGATAGCCGATGAAGGCCCTGACTGTTTGTATCAAGGCACTTTAGCCCAGGAATTAGTCGCTGCAATGGAGCGATCGCACGGTGCCATTACCCAAGCTGACTTAGCAAGCTACGAAGCGATTATCAGAGAACCAATTCGGCTGAGCTACGGTGACTGGGAAATTGTCACCAACCCGGCCCCCGCAGTGGGTGGTGCTTGTTTAGCCGCTTTACTCCTCCTCCAGCAAACCCGTCAAAGTCTCGACCATAAAACCATTGCTGCGATCCAAGAGGCCGTCCTTAACTATCGTTTTGAACATCTCAATGTTGACCAAGATCGATGGCAAGCAGTCACGGATCTGCTACATTTTGCCCGGACAAATCAGCTCGATCATTACCGCAGTTCACCTTCTACGATCCACGTGTCCACGGTCGATGATCAAGGTTGTGCCTGTTCGCTGACGGCATCGGCGGGTTATGGTTCTGGGGCGGTAATTCCCGGTCGTAATTTTTGGTTAAATAATTCCCTGGGTGAGTTGGAGCTGCATCGAGAGCAGAGTGAACCCATTGCGCCAGGCACGAGATTGATTTCAAATATGGCCCCCACCATTGCGCGTCACCGGAATGGATCTGTACTGTCGATTGGTTCCCCTGGTGCCTCGCGGATTACCACGGCGATCGCCCAGTCACTGACCAACTTTATAGTGCATGGCGATTCTCTCAGTGAGGCCATCCGACGACCGCGCCTCCATGTGGAAGCATTTGACGACCAATTGATGCTTGCCTACGAAGAAGATTTAAGGGCTGAGAATTTATTGAATCTGTCGATGCCACTCCGGGAGTTTCCGCCGCTATCAATGTATTTTGGTGGCGTACAGGCCGCATTGTGGTCTAAAGAAGCGCAGCAATTGCAGGCGATCGCCGATCCCCGACGGGAGGGCAGTGTCGCTTTTGCCTAA
- a CDS encoding FAD/NAD(P)-binding protein, producing MSIPPRISVKAMQQCDIAIIGAGVQALTLVLHLLKKRPQWRKRIVVFDPHGCWLARWSHQFAAQEIPHLRSPAVHHPHPDPFALRRFAEGRPNELFPPYDLPSTQLFEDFCREAIAEFQLEQRLIAAAVTELIPPQRGQRKFCLTLHNGQQWQAKRVVLATNQTQRQLPDWLEQIEASYPSDRLCHSDRVDLRKLHLQGEKIVIVGGGLSTGHLALGAIARQAQVTIVARRPFQEKLFDADAGWLGPKYLKGFAAETDWQKRHQMILKARNGGSLTPAVMTQLRRAERQDKVTLKPNCQIQAAHWQGNHWQLHCDNGEILQGDRLWLATGSRFDVTAEPLLTRVMERYPQPIVNGLPILDEYLRWQGCDLFLMGGLAALQLGPTARNIFGARLACDRLVPALTKSSLQRIYQANTCSGVSA from the coding sequence ATGTCTATCCCCCCAAGAATTTCCGTCAAGGCGATGCAGCAGTGTGACATTGCAATTATTGGCGCAGGCGTCCAGGCCCTGACCTTGGTGCTTCATCTTTTAAAAAAACGTCCCCAGTGGCGTAAGCGGATTGTTGTTTTTGATCCCCATGGTTGTTGGTTGGCCCGCTGGTCTCACCAGTTTGCGGCCCAGGAGATTCCCCATTTGCGATCGCCGGCGGTACATCATCCCCACCCAGATCCCTTTGCCCTGCGTAGATTTGCTGAGGGACGCCCCAATGAACTTTTTCCGCCCTATGATTTACCCAGCACCCAACTTTTTGAAGATTTTTGCCGAGAGGCGATCGCCGAATTTCAGTTAGAGCAACGACTAATTGCCGCAGCGGTTACAGAGTTAATCCCTCCCCAGAGAGGTCAACGCAAATTTTGTTTAACCCTACATAATGGCCAACAGTGGCAAGCGAAGCGGGTCGTTCTAGCGACGAACCAAACCCAACGACAGCTACCAGATTGGCTGGAACAGATCGAAGCTAGCTATCCATCTGATCGTCTTTGCCACAGTGATCGCGTTGATTTACGGAAGTTACATCTTCAGGGTGAAAAAATTGTCATTGTTGGTGGTGGTCTCTCCACAGGCCATCTCGCATTGGGGGCGATCGCCCGCCAAGCCCAGGTTACGATCGTTGCCCGTCGCCCTTTCCAAGAGAAACTTTTTGATGCCGATGCAGGTTGGTTAGGGCCGAAATATCTCAAGGGATTTGCCGCTGAAACCGATTGGCAAAAACGCCACCAAATGATTCTGAAAGCCCGTAATGGCGGTTCCCTCACGCCAGCGGTGATGACCCAGCTCCGCCGCGCCGAACGCCAGGACAAAGTTACCCTCAAGCCCAATTGCCAAATCCAAGCCGCCCATTGGCAAGGGAATCACTGGCAGTTGCACTGTGACAATGGGGAAATTCTCCAGGGCGATCGCCTCTGGTTGGCGACGGGGAGTCGCTTTGATGTCACCGCCGAACCCCTACTCACTAGAGTGATGGAGCGTTATCCCCAGCCGATTGTGAACGGTCTCCCTATTTTGGATGAATATTTACGCTGGCAAGGCTGTGATCTGTTCCTCATGGGAGGATTAGCCGCCCTGCAACTTGGCCCCACCGCCCGAAATATCTTCGGGGCGCGTCTGGCTTGCGATCGCCTTGTCCCTGCCCTAACCAAATCAAGTCTGCAACGCATTTACCAAGCGAATACCTGCTCTGGAGTTAGCGCCTAG